TTTTCATATGCCTGTTTTTATTATCAGCCGTTACTTTTTATCTGGCAGTTTTTTATTCAACTCCAGCGCTTAGTTCAGGCGGTTGTGAGAGCGACTGCAAAAAATGCCATACATTAAATAATGCAGAAGTTAAAAATATCCTTTCGAAGATAAAAGTTCCGGAGGCAAAAATACTGGATGTCCAGATTAGCCCTGTAAGAGGACTCTGGGAAGTCTCGATAGAAAACAAGGGACAGCGCGGGCTTTTTTATGTAGATTTTTCAAAAAAATACGTAGTAGCTGGACAAGTCCAAATTATTGAAGTAAATGACGGAGTTAATAAGACAAGCGAAAGGCTGAAAAAACTTAATAGAGATAAAAGAGTTGATACAGGCAAAATTCCCCTGAAAAACGCCTTAATTATCGGAGATAAAAAAGCGCCTAAAAAAATAATAGTATTCACTGACCCTGACTGCCCTGTGTGCGGAAGATTTCACAGCGAACTTAAGAAAGTTGTTGAGCAGAAAAAAGACATAGTTGTCTATCTTAAACTCTTTCCTCTGTCAATACACCCTGATGCATACTGGAAATCACAGAGCATACTCTGCAGTAAATCTTTGGAGCTTCTCGAGGCAAATTTTGCAAACAAGCCCATACCAAAACCATCATGCAAAACAGATGACGTGGATAAAAACATGAAACTGACTCAGGAGATCGGCATATCAGCTACACCGACATCGATATTGCCCGACGGTTCTGTTCAGGTGGGTTTTGTTGAAGCTGCTGAACTCATAAGAATCATTGACTCAATAAAAACAAAGGCAGGGAAAAAATGAAAAAAATTTTATTTTTTCTTCTATCTTCAGCAGTACTTTTAATCTGCACGTCAGCTTTTGCCAACTTTAAAATAATCCTTAAAAACGGCAGAGAATTTATTGTCGAAGATTATAAGGAAATAAACGGTAAAATAAAATTCTACCGAAGCGGCGGCGAAGTCGAACTGGA
The nucleotide sequence above comes from Nitrospiraceae bacterium. Encoded proteins:
- a CDS encoding DsbC family protein — encoded protein: MNIQKNKIFICLFLLSAVTFYLAVFYSTPALSSGGCESDCKKCHTLNNAEVKNILSKIKVPEAKILDVQISPVRGLWEVSIENKGQRGLFYVDFSKKYVVAGQVQIIEVNDGVNKTSERLKKLNRDKRVDTGKIPLKNALIIGDKKAPKKIIVFTDPDCPVCGRFHSELKKVVEQKKDIVVYLKLFPLSIHPDAYWKSQSILCSKSLELLEANFANKPIPKPSCKTDDVDKNMKLTQEIGISATPTSILPDGSVQVGFVEAAELIRIIDSIKTKAGKK